In Porites lutea chromosome 1, jaPorLute2.1, whole genome shotgun sequence, a single genomic region encodes these proteins:
- the LOC140936546 gene encoding ribokinase-like, whose amino-acid sequence MADDRFDVVVIGSCFVDMISYVPRLPESGETIKGTKFQLDFGGKAANQCVMAQKLGANTAMVAKVGNDQFGKDTRNNFKRFGVNTDFIAVTDKAETGVTNIAVNNSGEPAFISLAGANRHLSVEDIKAAELFIKSCQVVICDKGIPLKIAEAALQYSKELGKKTLFNPSPKLESLPRSIYLNADSLIVNREEGESLTNMLADDIEGAKKVICKLHQWGAKQIVLTLGSEGAISSEISSQHSVPVMVLIPTQKVEVVDTTGAGDALIGALAFYMSCYPQLSFAEMVFRAVNIATVTVTAHGVQASYPAAEQLDKCLFDSNARTAEQLGLVSLNVVNLENSHDELPE is encoded by the exons atggcggacgaTAGGTTCGATGTTGTTGTCATTGGATCTTGCTTTGTGGACATGATAAGTTACGTTCCCCGTCTCCCAGAATCCGGTGAAACAATCAAGGGAACAAAATTTCAGTTAGACTTTGGTGGTAAAGCAGCTAACCAATGCGTAATGGCGCAGAAGCTTGGAGCAAACACCGCGATGGTGGCAAAAGTTGGAAATGACCAGTTTGGAAAAGACACCAGAAACAACTTTAAAAGATTCGGCGTTAACACTGATTTTATAGCAGTGACCGATAAAGCAGAAACAGGTGTCACCAATATAG CTGTTAACAATTCTGGTGAACCAGCATTTATCAGTCTAGCAGGAGCCAACAGACATCTGTCAGTAGAAGACATTAAAGCAGCTGAACTTTTCATCAAATCTTGTCAAGTTGTGATCTGTGACAAGGGCATACCCCTCAAGATTGCAGAGGCAGCATTGCAGTATAGCAAAGAATTAGGCAAGAAAACTCTATTTAACCCATCTCCAAAGCTGGAAAGTCTGCCAAGGTCTATATACTTGAATGCTGATTCGTTAATTGTTAATAGAGAAGAAGGTGAGAGCTTAACGAACATGTTAGCAGATGATATTGAAGGAGCTAAGAAGGTTATTTGCAAACTACATCAGTGGGGAGCTAAACAAATAGTGTTGACTCTTGGATCTGAGGGGGCAATATCATCTGAAATCTCATCACAACACAGTG ttCCAGTAATGGTGCTCATACCAACACAGAAGGTAGAAGTAGTGGATACAACTGGAGCTGGAGATGCTTTAATAGGCGCATTAGCATTCTACATGTCATGTTATCCTCAGCTGTCTTTTGCAGAAATGGTGTTCAGAGCAGTCAACATTGCAACAGTGACTGTAACAGCACATGGTGTACAAGCCAGTTATCCTGCTGCGGAACAACTGGATAAATGTCTGTTTGACAGCAAtgcaagaacagctgaacaatTAGGACTTGTATCACTGAATGTTGTTAATCTAGAAAATAGTCATGATGAACTTCCAGAATAA
- the LOC140926876 gene encoding inactive C-alpha-formylglycine-generating enzyme 2-like, translating into MTSGLGSLLFLLCSFWIVNVSLESDDGYNAAVTLLGGKFRMGSSSADTKRGELPTKTVGVKPFVIDKYPVTNENFRKFVRAKKFKTEAERFGWSFVFRTFVPEEVRSKITQSVPGAPWWLPVQQAYWRQPGGPGTSVKEKMSHPAVHISYNDAKAYCEWMGKRLPTEAEWEFAVRGGLKEREYPWGAEFQKKRMNIWQGKFPDENTNEDGFDWVVPVDAFPAQNKYGMYDMLGNAWEWVSDEFKDQGNEAKFVLRGGSYVDSADGEHNHKITVNTRMGNTADAGSDNITFRCARTASKDEL; encoded by the exons ATGACGTCCGGTCTTGGTTCGCTTCTCTTTCTCCTGTGCTCTTTTTGGATTGTAAACGTGTCCTTAGAAAGCGATGATGGCTACAATGCAGCCGTTACTCTTCTGGGCGGTAAATTTCGTATGGGAAGTTCATCTGCAGACACCAAACGCGGAGAATTACCCACCAAAACAGTCGGAGTAAAACCGTTCGTGATTGACAAATATCCCGTTACTAATgaaaattttcgaaagtttGTTCGCGCCAAGAAATTCAAGACCGAAGCGGAACGGTTTGGTTGGAGTTTTGTTTTTCGTACCTTCGTCCCTGAGGAAGTCCGATCCAAGATAACGCAATCTGTCCCG GGAGCACCATGGTGGCTGCCAGTGCAACAGGCATACTGGAGGCAG CCAGGAGGACCTGGAACATCTGTAAAAGAAAAGATGTCCCACCCAGCTGTGCATATTAGTTATAATGACGCCAAGGCTTATTGCGAATGGATGGGAAAGAGATTACCAACAGAAGCAGAATGGGAATTTGCAGTGAGAGGAGGGCTGAAAg AAAGAGAATACCCTTGGGGGGCTGAATTCCAGAAGAAGCGAATGAATATTTGGCAG GGCAAATTTCCTGATGAGAACACAAATGAGGATGGTTTTGACTGGGTTGTTCCAGTAGATGCCTTTCCTGCTCAGAATAAATATG GAATGTATGACATGTTAGGGAATGCATGGGAGTGGGTATCAGATGAATTTAAAGACCAAGGAAACGAGGCAAAGTTTGTCCTGCGAGGTGGATCATATGTAGACTCCGCAGATGGGGAACATAACCATAAAATTACTGTAAACACAAG gatgGGGAACACAGCAGATGCTGGGTCAGATAATATAACCTTTAGATGTGCTAGAACTGCATCTAAGGACGAACTTTGA
- the LOC140936549 gene encoding tetratricopeptide repeat protein 28-like, producing MLPLWTSIPSIYLSERLRIRLAPSLTTLRLLTECPEEHHSKFGALLVGNPWVKTVHIKGCKPFPQLPGAEKEVNMIGKILNIEPLTGKDATKNQVLSKLHSVSLVYIAAHGRSARGEIILSPNDASSEKPREDDFLLTMADVLNAQLRAKLVVLSCCHSGQGEIKTEGVVGIARAFLGAGARAVIATLWAIDDAATLVFMEHFYENLMAGHSASRSLNQARKRMRESKDFSAEKHWAPFTLIGDDVTLDFGQLSETGAAAQ from the exons ATGCTGCCCTTGTGGACCAGCATTCCAAGTATATATTTGTCTGAGAGGCTGAGAATTCGATTAGCTCCGTCACTAACCACCTTAAGGCTGCTGACAGAGTGTCCAGAGGAGCACCACAGCAAGTTTGGTGCATTGCTTGTTGGGAACCCGTGGGTGAAAACTGTACATATCAAAGGCTGCAAACCGTTTCCGCAGCTTCCAGGTGCAGAGAAAGAAGTGAACATGATTGGAAAGATACTAAATATTGAGCCTCTCACTGGAAAGGATGCTACAAAAAATCAAGTTTTAAGCAAGCTTCACTCCGTCTCTCTCGTTTACATAGCAGCTCATGGTCGTTCAGCAAGAGGCGAAATTATTTTGTCTCCCAATGACGCTAGTTCCGAAAAACCCAGAGAAGACGACTTTCTTTTGACGATGGCCGACGTTTTGAATGCACAATTGCGCGCCAAGCTTGTTGTCCTAAGCTGCTGTCATAGTGGGCAAGGAGAGATCAAAACCGAGGGCGTGGTAGGCATTGCACGTGCCTTTCTAGGAGCCGGTGCTCGTGCCGTTATTGCGACACTGTGGGCGATTGACGATGCCGCCACTCTGGTTTTCATGGAACATTTTTACGAGAATCTGATGGCAGGACATAGCGCAAGTAGGTCCCTCAATCAAGCCAGGAAACGGATGCGGGAGTCTAAGGATTTCAGTGCCGAGAAACACTGGGCACCATTCACGCTGATTGGCGATGACGTGACATTGGATTTTGGACAATTAAG TGAGACCGGCGCCGCAGCCCAGTAA